The Pseudoxanthomonas suwonensis sequence CTGCACCTTCACCGCGACCTCGCGGCCGTCGCGCAGGGTGGCGCGGTGCACCTGCGCCAGCGAGGCGGCGGCCAGCGGCACCGGGTCGAAGGACAGGAACAGCCGGTTGAGCTTGGCGCCCAGCTCGTCCTCGACGATCTTCTCGACCACCGCGGTGTCCACCGGCGCGACCTCGTCCTGGATCCGGTCCAGTGCGTCGATGTAGGCCGGCGGCACCAGGTCCGGGCGGGTGGACAGCGACTGGCCGAGCTTGATGAAGGCCGGGCCCAGCGATTCCAGGTCGGCGGCGAAGGCCTGCGCCTCGGCGATGCCCGACGCGTCGGCGATGGTCGGCTCGACCGGCGGTGCGTGGCTCCAGTCCAGGCCGGTCAGCACCCGCCGGTGCCGGGCCAGGCGGGCGACGACCTGGGCGGTGCGGGCGAGGCGGTGGGTGGTATCGGGCACGGCGCTTTCCCTGTACAGGTCCCCGCCCGGTGGGCGGCATGCAGTCGTCGGGAGTATTGGACGGCGGATGTGAGCGCCTTGTCAGTTGCCCCTGCAACGGTTGCGGGGCCGCCGCGGGCCGGGTTAGTGTCGGCCCATGCTCTCCACCCGCCGCGCCAATCCGGTCAATCGCAACCGCAACAACAATGCGGTCAATAACCGTGCGCGGCCGATGCGGGAGCGTGAGCGGGGCTAGAGCAGCGACAGCCCGGTCACCACGAAACCCGCATCGGCCGATGCGGGTTTTTTTGTGCCCGGAGCAGGCGCCGCGTGGCCGCGATCGATGCACGGATACGTATCACCACCCACACCCAGGAGTCTTCGCATGTGTTCGATCTTCGGCATCTTCGGGCTGCAACCGGGCGACGACCTGCAGGCGCTGCGCCGGCAGTCGCTGGACCTGTCGCAGCGGCAGCGCCACCGCGGCCCGGACTGGAGCGGGGTGTACCTGGACGACGGGGCGATCCTGGTGCACGAGCGCCTGGCCATCGTCGATCCGGCCGGCGGCTCGCAGCCGCTGCTGTCGGAGGACGGGCGGCTGGCGCTGGCGGTCAACGGCGAGATCTACAACCACCGGGCGCTCAAGGGCGAGCTCGCGCAGCCCTACGCGTTCCAGACCGCCTCGGACTGCGAGGTGATCAATGCGCTGTACCTCGAAGGAGACGGGCTCGGCGATGAACCGGCCTCGTTCCTCAACCGGCTCAACGGCATATTCGCCTTCGCCCTGTGGGACAAGGCGCAGGGCCGGGCGATCATCGCCCGCGATCCGATCGGGGTCTGCCCGCTGTACTGGGGCCATGACCGCGAGGGCCGCCTGCGCGTAGCCTCGGAGATGAAGTCGCTGGTGGACGAGTGCGCCGACGTGGCCCAGTTCCCGCCCGGCCACTGGTACGACACGGCCACCGGCACGCTGACCAGGTACTACGAGCGTCCCTGGCGCGACTACGCCGCGGTGGAAGGCGTGGACGTATCTGCGCAGGAGCTGCGCGAGGCCTTCGAGGCGGCCGTACACCGCCAGCTGATGACCGACGTGCCCTACGGCGTGCTGCTGTCCGGCGGCCTGGATTCCTCCCTGGTGGCCGCGGTCGCGGCGCGCTACGCCCGCCACCGCATCGAGGACGGCGACAGGACCGAGGCCTGGTGGCCGCGGCTGCATTCCTTCGCCATCGGCCTGAAGGGCTCCCCCGACCTGGCCGCGGCCAAGGTCGCCGCCGAGGCGCTGGGCACCGTGCACCACGGCTTCGAATACACCTTCGAGGAGGGCCTGGACGCGCTGCCGGAGGTGATCCGCCACATCGAGACCTACGACGTCACCACCATCCGCGCCTCCACGCCGATGTTCCTGCTGGCGCGGCGGATCAAGGCGATGGGGGTGAAGATGGTGCTGTCGGGCGAGGGCAGCGACGAGGTGTTCGGCGGCTACCTGTACTTCCACAAGGCGCCGAACGCGCGCGAGTTCCACGAGGAGCTGATCCGCAAGCTCGACGCGCTCAACAACTACGACTGCCTGCGCGCCAACAAGTCGATGATGGCCTGGGGCGTGGAGCCGCGGGTGCCGTTCCTGGACCGCGAGTTCCTCGACGTGGCCATGCGCATGGATGCCAGCCACAAGATGGTGCGCAAGGGCGGCGACGGCCCGCAGCGGATGGAGAAGGGCGTGCTGCGCCAGGCCTTCGACGGCTACCTGCCCCAGCAGATCCTGTGGCGGCAGAAGGAGCAGTTCAGCGACGGCGTCGGCTACGGCTGGATCGACGGGCTCAAGGCGCAGGCCGAGGCGCAGGTGAGCGACCGCGAGCTGGCCGCGGCCGACAAGCGTTTTCCGGTGAACCCGCCGCAGACCAAGGAGGCGTACTTCTACCGGTCGATCTTCGAGCGCTTCTATCCGACTCCGGCTGCGGCCGAGACCGTGCCGGGTGGCAAGTCGATCGCCTGCTCCTCGCCGGCGGCGATCGCCTGGGACGCGAGTTTCGCGACGATGGCCGATCCGTCCGGGCGCGCCGTCGCAGGCGTGCACGAGTCCGCGCACGCTTTGTAGGAGCCGGATTCAGCCGGCGACGCGACGCTATTGGCACAGGCGACGCCCTCATGATCCCGACGCCCGTGTCGCCGACTGAAGCCAGCTCCTACAGTAAGGACAGCCGCGCCGCTGCTGTTGTAGGAGCTGGCTTCAGCCGGCGACACGACGCCGGCGGCACAGGCGGCGCCCTCCGGGTTCCGACGCCCATGTCGCCCACTGGAGTGGGCTCCTGCAAGAAGGCGCAGCGGTTGCTTCGCCTCAGCCGCAGGTGACCCGGGTGATGGTGTTGTTGCCGTCGATCTCGACGTTGACCCGGTCGGGGCGGAAATCGCGGGTCACCGCCGTGCCCGGGCCGATCGGGCGGATCAGGCCGGCGCCGCTTTCGCGCCAGACCCGGCCCATCACCTCCTGCTCGGCCTGCTGGCCGACGGCCCAGGCCACCGGTTCGGCATTGCAGGCGCCGGCCGCGGTGCCGTTGCGGCCGGGTGCGCCCGGATCGGGCTGGACCGAACTGCACGCGGCCAGCTGTACCGTGGCGGCGAATATAGTGAGGGACAGGACGGCGGAGTGCGGTTGCATCGCGGCGGTTCTCCATGGACCCGGGGCGATTGTGCGACAAACCCGGCGGCGTTGCCGCGCCGGGTTCACTGCGCGGCCGGCGCCAGGGTCAGGCTGTGCCGCGTCGGCCCGGGCAGGAATGGCGTCGGCCGGCCCCGCACCCAGTCGTCGTGGCCGGCGCCCCAGAACGGCGAGAGCGGATGGCCGCTCTGGCCGCCGGGCATGTGCACGATGCCGTCGGCCTCGTGGCCAGGCGCGACGACCATGCGCTGGGACGCGCCGAACGCCGGTCCCTGCACCCGCGGCATGGAACCGTCGCCCGGCAGCGGTTCGGCCGGCATGCACAGCCGCGGACGGATGAAGCCGGGCAGGGCGTTGGCCAGCGGATGGCAGATCCGCGCGGTGTTGCGCTCGCCCCAGCGGCGTTCCGACAGCGGCCCCTTCCCGGTCAGGTCGTCGCGCACCTCGCGCGCGGCGTCCTCGAGCAGCGCGTCCCAGCTGTCGTAGCGGCGCGACAGCAGGTGCGCCGGGCGCTGCTCCAGCAGCGGCCAGGCGACGCCTTCCAGTTGCGGCAGGTCGGGCATGGCGAAACCGTCGCCGAGCGCGGCCTGCGCCGGCGCGGTCAGGCCGTCGGCGATGCGCGCGTGCACCGCCAGGCGCCAG is a genomic window containing:
- the asnB gene encoding asparagine synthase B is translated as MCSIFGIFGLQPGDDLQALRRQSLDLSQRQRHRGPDWSGVYLDDGAILVHERLAIVDPAGGSQPLLSEDGRLALAVNGEIYNHRALKGELAQPYAFQTASDCEVINALYLEGDGLGDEPASFLNRLNGIFAFALWDKAQGRAIIARDPIGVCPLYWGHDREGRLRVASEMKSLVDECADVAQFPPGHWYDTATGTLTRYYERPWRDYAAVEGVDVSAQELREAFEAAVHRQLMTDVPYGVLLSGGLDSSLVAAVAARYARHRIEDGDRTEAWWPRLHSFAIGLKGSPDLAAAKVAAEALGTVHHGFEYTFEEGLDALPEVIRHIETYDVTTIRASTPMFLLARRIKAMGVKMVLSGEGSDEVFGGYLYFHKAPNAREFHEELIRKLDALNNYDCLRANKSMMAWGVEPRVPFLDREFLDVAMRMDASHKMVRKGGDGPQRMEKGVLRQAFDGYLPQQILWRQKEQFSDGVGYGWIDGLKAQAEAQVSDRELAAADKRFPVNPPQTKEAYFYRSIFERFYPTPAAAETVPGGKSIACSSPAAIAWDASFATMADPSGRAVAGVHESAHAL
- a CDS encoding I78 family peptidase inhibitor gives rise to the protein MQPHSAVLSLTIFAATVQLAACSSVQPDPGAPGRNGTAAGACNAEPVAWAVGQQAEQEVMGRVWRESGAGLIRPIGPGTAVTRDFRPDRVNVEIDGNNTITRVTCG